One region of Acidobacteriota bacterium genomic DNA includes:
- a CDS encoding DUF6599 family protein encodes MSKTAVSLLSVLVLLSVTCGDGAKQAGIVHSADLLPDTVAEGRLARSSEVSVFTDSTLWEYIDGGAELFLSYNFQEVATAEYGDDNTAIVVEIFRFDNATDAYGLYSLARPDSPNLVSLGVEGIVSTANLQFVKGEFLVALTGYDESEETARALMQAAQEIEPRVPGTTLPPEAFSLFPADSTVVAGDQYFVQSFLGREFLAGIYTRRFFLAGDTVMLFVSGTMSGDALSRWQARLDEMGLRDSTSGTFVFENGTAFGTDDGSGGAVIGGLRGGRVVGMVGYSEPHREFLSLWLSTLP; translated from the coding sequence ATGAGTAAAACTGCCGTGTCGCTGCTGAGCGTACTCGTCCTCTTGTCCGTCACGTGCGGCGACGGTGCAAAACAGGCCGGGATCGTCCACTCCGCCGATCTTCTGCCCGATACGGTGGCCGAAGGCCGGTTGGCCAGGTCCTCGGAAGTCAGCGTCTTTACGGACTCTACGCTCTGGGAATACATCGACGGCGGAGCCGAACTGTTTCTGTCGTACAATTTCCAGGAGGTCGCCACAGCCGAATACGGGGATGACAACACAGCCATCGTCGTGGAGATCTTTCGATTCGACAACGCCACGGATGCGTACGGGCTGTACTCGCTCGCGCGGCCCGATTCCCCCAACCTGGTCTCGCTCGGCGTGGAGGGCATCGTTTCCACGGCCAACCTTCAGTTCGTGAAGGGTGAGTTCCTGGTGGCCCTGACCGGTTACGACGAATCCGAGGAAACCGCGCGCGCCCTGATGCAGGCGGCGCAGGAGATCGAGCCGCGCGTCCCCGGGACCACCCTGCCACCTGAGGCCTTTTCGCTGTTCCCGGCCGACAGCACGGTTGTTGCCGGCGATCAGTACTTCGTCCAATCCTTTCTCGGTCGCGAGTTTCTTGCCGGTATCTATACGCGGCGCTTCTTTCTGGCCGGTGACACGGTCATGCTGTTCGTATCCGGGACGATGTCCGGTGACGCGCTCTCCCGGTGGCAGGCCAGACTTGACGAGATGGGGTTACGTGACTCGACTTCCGGCACCTTCGTGTTCGAGAACGGCACGGCTTTTGGCACCGATGACGGTTCCGGTGGCGCAGTCATCGGCGGTCTGCGCGGTGGCAGGGTAGTGGGAATGGTGGGCTACAGCGAGCCTCACCGGGAGTTTCTGAGTCTCTGGCTGAGTACGCTGCCGTAG
- a CDS encoding 4Fe-4S dicluster domain-containing protein: MHVRTVRNLRRISQVVFFAVFFWLVLKTTFEVSFRPADITEIRLPYPVSIALEFDPLVAIATLLSSGTVYKGLLWSLVVLIPTIFLGRFFCGWVCPLGSVNHWISEIRSERPRRRGARKIESNRYKKYQRLKYYILFAFLAAATAGTLQVGLLDPLSLLARSIGTFVLPVIHTGALRLVEWVGTIGLPPLTTGARSVYELTAWALLPFRQNYFHTVVSIGLFFIVILALNRVFTRFWCRGICPLGALLGVFSRFAIFGLEKVESGCDQCHKCLLSCQGADDPEIGSPWRQTECHLCLNCQAECPSNALRFRFFPEQVSTQANPAGTPKVDVTRRKFAASVAGGLVLFPLFRSGDAFEVNSNPRLIRPPGAAPEDDFFGRCIRCGQCMRVCPNNALHPTLFEAGLEGIWTPVLIARIGYCEPSCTLCGQVCPTGAIAELSLVEKVGDQDTPPNRIGTAFIDRGRCLPWAMATPCIVCEEWCPTSPKSVYLRDEIAYDSRGKEVRVKRPYVDPELCTGCGACEYACPVIDRPAVYMTSVGESRSARNQILLRRRKAKPRTANRSRDYE, translated from the coding sequence ATGCACGTCCGTACTGTCAGAAACCTTCGGCGCATCTCGCAAGTAGTGTTCTTCGCAGTATTCTTCTGGCTCGTGCTCAAGACCACCTTCGAGGTGAGTTTTCGCCCCGCCGACATCACGGAGATCCGTCTGCCCTACCCGGTTTCAATCGCCCTGGAGTTCGACCCCCTGGTGGCGATCGCCACCCTGCTTTCCAGCGGGACCGTGTATAAGGGCCTGCTGTGGTCGCTCGTCGTCCTGATCCCCACGATCTTCCTCGGGCGTTTCTTTTGCGGCTGGGTATGCCCGCTGGGTTCGGTCAACCACTGGATTTCCGAGATCCGGTCCGAGAGACCCCGCAGACGCGGCGCTCGCAAGATTGAGTCAAACCGATACAAGAAATACCAGCGTCTCAAGTACTATATCCTGTTCGCCTTTCTGGCCGCGGCGACGGCGGGCACGCTGCAGGTGGGTCTGCTCGACCCGCTGTCGTTGCTGGCGCGCTCCATCGGAACGTTCGTTCTGCCGGTTATCCATACCGGGGCCCTGCGCCTGGTTGAATGGGTCGGAACCATCGGCCTGCCACCGCTTACTACCGGGGCGCGGTCCGTCTATGAACTTACAGCTTGGGCTCTGCTGCCTTTTCGCCAGAACTACTTTCACACGGTCGTATCCATCGGCCTTTTCTTCATTGTCATCCTGGCCCTCAACAGAGTTTTCACCCGTTTCTGGTGCCGTGGGATATGCCCGCTGGGGGCGCTCCTTGGCGTCTTTTCCAGGTTCGCCATATTCGGCCTGGAGAAGGTCGAATCAGGGTGCGACCAGTGTCACAAGTGCCTTCTTTCCTGCCAGGGGGCGGACGACCCGGAGATAGGCTCCCCCTGGCGGCAAACCGAATGCCACCTGTGCCTGAACTGCCAGGCGGAATGCCCGAGCAACGCCCTGAGATTCAGGTTCTTCCCCGAGCAGGTCAGTACGCAGGCCAATCCCGCCGGGACACCCAAAGTGGACGTTACGCGGCGGAAATTTGCCGCCTCCGTGGCCGGCGGGCTGGTACTGTTTCCGCTTTTCCGGTCCGGCGATGCCTTCGAGGTCAACAGCAACCCCCGCTTGATCCGTCCCCCGGGCGCAGCACCGGAAGACGATTTCTTCGGCCGCTGTATAAGGTGCGGCCAGTGCATGCGCGTGTGCCCGAACAACGCCCTGCATCCCACCCTGTTCGAGGCCGGCCTGGAGGGCATATGGACCCCCGTCCTGATTGCAAGGATCGGCTACTGTGAGCCCAGTTGCACGCTCTGCGGCCAGGTGTGCCCGACCGGCGCTATCGCCGAGCTTTCGCTGGTCGAAAAGGTCGGTGACCAGGACACGCCGCCCAACCGTATAGGCACCGCGTTTATTGACCGCGGGCGGTGCCTGCCGTGGGCCATGGCTACGCCGTGCATCGTCTGCGAAGAGTGGTGCCCGACCTCTCCCAAGTCCGTTTATCTCCGGGACGAAATCGCATATGACAGCCGGGGAAAAGAGGTCAGGGTCAAGCGGCCATACGTTGACCCGGAATTGTGCACGGGCTGCGGAGCGTGTGAATACGCCTGCCCCGTCATTGATCGACCAGCCGTCTACATGACCTCGGTGGGCGAATCACGTTCGGCCCGAAACCAGATTCTGCTTCGACGCCGAAAAGCCAAACCGCGGACCGCTAACAGGAGCCGGGATTATGAGTAA
- a CDS encoding DUF362 domain-containing protein, whose product MQRREFLKKSGQALALAAVTGGTGVLFHNRQTASYQPVMTKVSNFEVPPDPSLPQVALARHNDPAAALHAALDAVGGIQRFVTAGERVTIKPNIGWDRTAAQAANTNPVLVAEMTRICLAAGAAEVIVTDVSCNDSRRCFLRSGIRDAAEKAGARVMLPRPADFVTMDLGGKILTAWPVLQYFVETDRLINMPITKQHSMCQCTVGMKNLYGILGGRRNQLHQHIDQSIVDLVSFCRPTLTVVDATRVLLRGGPQGGSLDYVAREDTVICSTDPVAADARAAEFLGLQGDRVGHIVLGEQSGLGTVDYRSIGYKEIV is encoded by the coding sequence ATGCAGCGACGAGAATTCCTCAAGAAATCCGGTCAGGCCCTGGCCCTGGCGGCGGTGACCGGCGGGACCGGTGTTCTCTTTCACAACCGCCAGACCGCTTCTTATCAGCCGGTCATGACCAAGGTCAGCAACTTCGAGGTGCCCCCGGACCCGTCCCTGCCGCAGGTTGCGCTGGCCCGGCATAACGATCCGGCGGCTGCCCTTCACGCTGCCCTCGACGCCGTGGGCGGCATCCAACGGTTTGTTACTGCGGGCGAGCGGGTGACGATAAAGCCCAACATCGGGTGGGACAGAACGGCGGCCCAGGCTGCCAATACCAATCCCGTACTGGTGGCTGAAATGACCAGGATTTGTCTGGCTGCCGGCGCCGCCGAAGTGATAGTCACCGACGTAAGCTGCAACGACTCGCGCCGCTGCTTTCTCCGGTCAGGCATAAGAGATGCCGCTGAGAAAGCCGGCGCCCGCGTCATGCTCCCGAGACCCGCCGATTTCGTGACAATGGATCTGGGCGGGAAAATCCTGACGGCCTGGCCCGTGCTGCAATACTTCGTAGAGACGGACAGGCTGATCAACATGCCTATCACCAAGCAGCACTCGATGTGTCAGTGTACTGTCGGCATGAAGAACCTGTACGGCATACTCGGAGGACGACGCAACCAGTTGCACCAGCACATAGACCAGTCTATAGTCGACCTTGTCAGTTTCTGCCGCCCCACGCTTACCGTGGTCGATGCCACCCGGGTCCTGTTGCGGGGCGGCCCGCAGGGAGGGTCGCTTGACTACGTGGCACGGGAGGACACGGTCATATGTTCGACCGATCCCGTGGCGGCTGACGCGCGGGCGGCGGAATTCCTCGGCCTTCAGGGCGACCGCGTCGGCCACATCGTCCTGGGCGAGCAATCCGGGCTGGGCACGGTCGATTACCGGTCCATCGGATACAAAGAGATCGTCTGA
- the arsM gene encoding arsenite methyltransferase, with protein sequence MKDDKREAKRKLVRKFYGQQISKQTESCCSGDSDAAQVQEDFEFFGYSPQEVREFHGGAAAGLCCGNPLPGAAIKAGETVLDLGSGRGLDCYLAARLVGETGKVIGVDMTPELVSSSRSRIATLGRRNIDIRLGEIENLPVADNSVDVVISNCVINLSPDKPRVFQEIFRVLKPGGRLAVSDIVAITELPAELREDSDAYVQCIAGAALVTDLENMLIGAGFERVSVAPQQESRSVIRKWKAGEKAADAVASALITAIKPA encoded by the coding sequence ATGAAAGACGACAAGCGAGAAGCGAAACGAAAGCTGGTCCGTAAGTTCTACGGTCAGCAGATCAGCAAGCAAACGGAGAGTTGCTGCTCAGGCGATTCTGACGCTGCTCAGGTGCAGGAAGACTTCGAGTTCTTCGGCTATTCGCCGCAGGAAGTAAGAGAGTTTCACGGTGGAGCGGCCGCCGGGCTGTGTTGCGGCAATCCCCTGCCGGGTGCGGCCATAAAAGCCGGGGAAACCGTCCTGGATCTCGGCAGCGGCCGAGGGCTGGATTGCTATCTGGCAGCCCGGCTGGTTGGAGAGACGGGGAAAGTGATAGGGGTTGACATGACCCCGGAGCTCGTCAGCAGTTCGCGGTCGCGAATTGCGACCCTCGGTCGCCGAAACATCGATATCCGCCTGGGAGAGATCGAAAACCTGCCGGTAGCGGATAACTCCGTCGACGTTGTTATTTCAAATTGCGTTATCAACCTCTCGCCGGACAAGCCGCGAGTCTTTCAGGAAATATTCCGGGTGCTCAAGCCGGGTGGCCGGCTGGCCGTGTCTGACATTGTGGCCATCACGGAACTGCCAGCCGAATTGCGAGAGGACAGCGACGCTTACGTGCAATGCATTGCGGGAGCCGCTCTGGTTACCGACCTGGAGAATATGCTCATCGGGGCGGGGTTTGAACGCGTCAGCGTGGCGCCCCAACAAGAGAGCCGGAGTGTAATTCGGAAGTGGAAGGCTGGTGAAAAGGCGGCCGACGCGGTAGCGTCCGCCCTCATCACGGCGATCAAACCGGCCTGA
- a CDS encoding radical SAM protein, with protein sequence MPTTYKLCSFNCVYCHYGLTDVCTADLSGREDDLPSVDEVVTALEQALRKPTELDLITFSGNGEPTLYPRFPELVGAVADLRDAYKPLARVALLSNAAGLVRDEVRGSLSRVDLPVLKLDAGTERTFRAINRPAKGIRFREIVDRLIALDNIYLQTVLLDGTPSNVNPAELDAYFELLRQIRPLEVHMYSIDRPVPDAAISLVPPDRLEEIADQASRETGVPVRAFYAGGQR encoded by the coding sequence ATGCCGACGACGTACAAGCTGTGCTCTTTCAACTGTGTTTACTGCCACTATGGGCTGACCGACGTATGTACCGCGGACTTGTCCGGGCGGGAGGACGACCTGCCGTCCGTCGATGAAGTCGTCACGGCGCTGGAACAAGCCCTCCGAAAACCGACGGAACTTGATCTGATTACGTTCTCCGGGAACGGCGAGCCCACCCTGTACCCCCGGTTTCCTGAACTGGTCGGTGCGGTCGCCGATCTTCGGGACGCGTACAAACCGTTGGCGCGGGTGGCGCTGCTGTCCAACGCCGCCGGCCTGGTGCGCGACGAGGTTCGCGGCAGTCTCTCCCGGGTGGACCTGCCGGTGCTTAAGCTCGATGCCGGCACCGAGAGAACCTTCCGGGCGATAAACAGGCCCGCCAAAGGAATCCGTTTCCGGGAAATCGTCGACCGTCTCATTGCGCTCGATAACATTTACCTTCAGACGGTGCTCCTGGACGGCACACCGTCGAATGTGAACCCGGCCGAGCTGGACGCCTATTTCGAGTTGCTCCGGCAGATCCGCCCCCTGGAAGTCCATATGTACTCGATTGACCGCCCCGTTCCCGATGCCGCGATATCGCTGGTCCCGCCCGATCGGCTCGAAGAGATTGCAGACCAGGCCAGCCGGGAAACGGGCGTCCCAGTGAGAGCGTTCTATGCCGGGGGGCAGCGGTGA
- a CDS encoding GNAT family N-acetyltransferase, producing MQSEDSDLSILAMSEADIPFANRLTDIEEWGYLPDDFRRLISLQPSGCFVAWKGGERAGMITCMLYGDYAFLGSLIVLAACRQKNIGEQLMRHAMSYLEGEGARTIELDGVFPAVSLYRRLGFVDKYLSLRFYRPPGAAAGSASAPKTGHSDSLVEFDLRKTGVKREHLLRRYCREFGQSAYAVGDTELSAYAIVRPTSDDRFTVAPFVAQDTDSAGQLLSAVVAKYAAKGLGMGVPEVNRDMVALLLREGFTYTQPSVRMYRGPRRDYERHVYGIASPDKG from the coding sequence GTGCAGTCCGAAGATAGTGATCTGAGCATCCTTGCCATGTCCGAAGCGGACATTCCGTTTGCCAACAGGCTGACGGACATCGAGGAATGGGGGTATCTTCCCGATGATTTCCGGCGGTTGATTTCCCTGCAGCCGTCGGGCTGCTTCGTTGCGTGGAAGGGCGGTGAGCGCGCGGGCATGATTACGTGTATGCTTTACGGCGACTATGCTTTCCTTGGCTCGCTGATCGTCCTGGCGGCCTGCCGCCAGAAGAACATCGGCGAGCAGCTCATGCGTCATGCCATGAGCTATCTTGAAGGTGAAGGAGCAAGGACAATCGAGCTGGACGGAGTTTTCCCGGCCGTTTCTCTTTACCGGCGGCTGGGTTTTGTCGACAAGTATCTGTCCCTTCGTTTCTACCGCCCGCCGGGTGCGGCAGCCGGGTCGGCGTCGGCTCCCAAGACCGGTCACTCCGATTCCCTGGTCGAGTTCGACCTGCGTAAGACCGGCGTGAAGCGTGAGCATTTGCTCAGGCGCTATTGCCGGGAGTTCGGTCAGTCGGCCTATGCGGTCGGCGACACCGAATTGTCCGCCTACGCGATTGTCAGGCCGACGAGTGACGACCGGTTTACCGTGGCGCCTTTTGTCGCGCAAGATACCGATAGCGCCGGGCAGTTGCTCTCGGCCGTTGTGGCGAAGTACGCCGCGAAGGGCTTGGGTATGGGGGTTCCGGAGGTCAACCGGGATATGGTCGCCCTTTTGCTGCGCGAGGGCTTTACATACACGCAGCCGTCGGTGCGGATGTACCGAGGACCGAGAAGAGACTATGAGAGGCACGTGTATGGTATCGCGTCACCGGATAAGGGATAG
- a CDS encoding homocysteine S-methyltransferase family protein, with protein sequence MRELLDCLKSGTVLVADGAMGTMLQERGLKIGDCPERMNLDRPDVLTRIAHLYLEAGADIIHTNTFGASPLRLVPYALDDRTERINAAAVQAARAAVGDKDYLSASCGPSGTLLKPHGDTDPETVSESFARQISALAEAGIDMITVETMTDLSEAVLAVKAAKSIAPSTPVAATMTFDATPRGFYTIMGVSVEQAVEGLAEAGADIIGSNCGNGIRNMVRIAEEFRKHTSLPLLIQSNAGLPLIQEGRVVYPETPEFMADEAQKLLAAGVNIIGGCCGTTPEHTAAIRKIVDACRA encoded by the coding sequence GTGCGGGAACTGCTCGATTGTCTGAAAAGCGGCACCGTGCTCGTGGCCGACGGTGCCATGGGAACGATGCTGCAAGAACGAGGGCTGAAGATCGGCGACTGCCCGGAGAGAATGAACCTCGACCGGCCGGATGTGCTCACACGGATCGCCCATCTGTATCTTGAAGCCGGCGCCGATATCATACACACCAACACGTTCGGGGCCTCGCCACTCAGGCTCGTGCCGTACGCCCTTGACGACAGGACGGAACGAATCAACGCCGCCGCCGTGCAGGCGGCGAGGGCGGCGGTCGGCGACAAAGATTACCTGTCGGCATCGTGCGGCCCCAGCGGAACCCTGCTCAAACCGCACGGTGACACCGACCCGGAGACCGTCTCGGAGAGCTTCGCGCGGCAGATAAGCGCGCTCGCAGAGGCGGGTATCGACATGATCACCGTGGAGACCATGACCGACCTGTCCGAAGCCGTTCTGGCCGTCAAAGCCGCGAAATCGATTGCGCCGTCAACACCGGTGGCGGCGACCATGACCTTCGATGCCACGCCGAGAGGGTTTTACACCATTATGGGGGTAAGCGTCGAGCAGGCCGTCGAAGGGCTCGCCGAGGCCGGGGCCGACATCATCGGATCGAACTGCGGCAACGGCATACGGAACATGGTGAGGATTGCCGAGGAGTTCAGGAAGCATACATCGCTTCCCCTGCTGATCCAATCGAACGCCGGGCTTCCGCTGATTCAGGAAGGCCGGGTCGTCTACCCTGAGACCCCGGAGTTCATGGCGGATGAAGCGCAGAAGCTGCTGGCCGCGGGAGTCAACATTATCGGCGGCTGTTGCGGCACCACACCGGAACACACGGCCGCCATCAGGAAAATCGTCGACGCCTGCCGCGCATGA
- a CDS encoding corrinoid protein, with product MSICEQISENLQKGQAEETSRLTQQALDAGMPPKTILDEGLIAGMNVIGERFKTHEIFLPDVLLAAKAMYAGMDLLKPHLIREGVPAIGRVVIGTVQGDLHDIGKNLAGIMLKGAGFEVVDLGKDVPPQEFIDAAERTGAQVIGMSALLTTTMPVMAKVIALARERGVYDKMKFIVGGAPLSAEYARQIGAHAYCFDGANAVESVKGFLGVK from the coding sequence ATGAGCATCTGCGAACAGATATCAGAGAATCTGCAGAAGGGACAGGCTGAAGAGACTTCACGGTTGACACAGCAGGCGCTCGACGCCGGCATGCCGCCAAAAACCATACTCGACGAAGGGCTCATCGCGGGGATGAACGTGATCGGCGAGAGGTTCAAAACCCACGAAATTTTCCTGCCCGACGTGCTGCTCGCCGCCAAGGCCATGTACGCCGGCATGGACCTGCTCAAACCGCACCTTATCAGGGAGGGCGTCCCGGCAATCGGCCGGGTGGTCATAGGCACCGTCCAGGGGGACCTGCATGATATCGGAAAGAACCTTGCCGGCATCATGCTCAAGGGGGCGGGATTCGAAGTCGTGGATCTCGGCAAGGACGTCCCGCCTCAGGAGTTCATTGACGCTGCCGAGCGCACCGGCGCCCAGGTAATCGGCATGTCCGCCCTGTTGACCACCACCATGCCGGTCATGGCAAAGGTCATTGCGCTGGCCAGAGAACGGGGAGTGTACGACAAAATGAAATTCATTGTCGGGGGCGCACCGCTCTCGGCGGAATACGCCCGGCAGATCGGGGCCCACGCGTACTGCTTCGACGGCGCCAACGCCGTGGAGAGCGTAAAGGGGTTTCTCGGAGTGAAGTGA
- a CDS encoding vitamin B12 dependent-methionine synthase activation domain-containing protein, which translates to MRRVIGIPVDEVIPPVEAVLRAQGIPRDVVPDARTSDLARQSVLLYGRLADPVGLLREVSEADFEAVYRGEALNAEHTPLEDIYRSADSLALFAVTVGQDICAEISRLFDEREFALGSMLDSAASEGTEMASEVMRLEYHEQLEATARLETTAGVMQFSPGYCGWHVSAQRKLFQALSPEEIGIELSDSFLMQPLKSVTGVIVAGPGHIFEFDDKFPFCRDCETHSCRQRARAIQRN; encoded by the coding sequence ATGCGAAGGGTAATAGGCATACCTGTTGACGAGGTGATTCCCCCCGTCGAGGCCGTGCTCCGGGCCCAGGGAATCCCGCGCGATGTCGTCCCGGACGCCCGAACCTCGGACCTCGCACGGCAGTCGGTCCTGCTGTACGGCAGGCTTGCTGATCCCGTCGGCCTGTTGAGGGAGGTGTCCGAAGCCGACTTCGAGGCGGTGTACCGAGGCGAAGCTCTGAACGCCGAGCACACGCCGCTGGAAGACATCTACCGGTCGGCGGACAGCCTGGCCCTGTTTGCCGTCACCGTCGGGCAGGACATCTGTGCGGAAATCTCGCGCCTCTTTGATGAACGTGAATTCGCCCTCGGGTCCATGCTTGATTCGGCGGCGTCTGAAGGCACGGAAATGGCAAGTGAGGTCATGAGGCTGGAGTACCATGAACAGTTGGAGGCGACCGCGCGGCTGGAAACGACCGCCGGCGTCATGCAGTTCAGCCCCGGTTACTGCGGCTGGCACGTCAGCGCACAGCGAAAACTGTTCCAGGCGTTGTCACCTGAGGAGATCGGCATCGAACTCTCAGACAGTTTTCTGATGCAGCCTCTCAAGTCGGTAACGGGGGTGATTGTCGCCGGCCCCGGTCACATTTTCGAGTTCGACGACAAATTCCCGTTCTGCAGGGACTGCGAGACGCACTCCTGCCGCCAACGGGCCAGGGCAATACAGAGGAACTGA
- a CDS encoding trimethylamine methyltransferase family protein — protein MRPKLRFLDESLLEKIVSEGRDLLYKLGVEIHNEGVVSMLADHGARIDRTKKRAYLTADMIDNSLRTAPDGFTLYDSSGDEAAVLSGLRVNFTPGSAAINVLDGESGRIRRPATADYVSYAKLMASMRHIAMQSTAMIPADVPEMVSDSYRLYLSLLFCDKPVVTGTFTIEAFNIMKDLQVAVRGSKENLAARPLTIFSCCPTSPVKWSDVTSQNVVDCARHSIPVEFISMPLSGFMAPVTLVGSLVQHTAETLSGLVISQLTNPGAPVLYGGSPAVFDVRFETTPMGAIGTMMLDCAYNEIGKYLGLPTQAYIGLSDAKLLDAQAGLESGMGAVLAALAGINSISGPGMLDFESCFSLEKLVLDNEICGMAFRMIEGIEPKEDFPALPRFEELLAEQHLLISDHTRRYLKEEMYFPGPVIDRANRSRWEAEGRVSLTDRARAEVKRLVEKHEPVGLPEDVRRELTELMQAEARRHGMEHLPETS, from the coding sequence GTGAGACCTAAACTTCGATTCCTCGATGAAAGCCTGCTGGAGAAGATCGTTTCGGAGGGGCGTGACCTGCTGTACAAGCTCGGCGTCGAAATCCACAACGAGGGGGTTGTTTCGATGCTGGCCGACCACGGCGCCAGAATCGACCGGACAAAAAAACGCGCCTACCTCACGGCTGACATGATTGACAACAGCCTCAGGACGGCACCCGACGGTTTCACGCTGTACGATTCTTCGGGCGACGAGGCCGCCGTCCTGTCGGGGCTCAGGGTGAATTTCACACCCGGTTCGGCAGCCATCAACGTCCTTGACGGCGAAAGCGGCAGGATTCGCAGGCCGGCCACGGCCGACTACGTCAGCTATGCGAAGCTCATGGCATCGATGAGGCATATTGCCATGCAGTCGACGGCCATGATCCCGGCGGACGTGCCGGAGATGGTATCGGACAGCTACCGGCTGTACTTGAGCCTGCTGTTCTGCGACAAGCCGGTCGTGACGGGCACCTTTACTATTGAGGCGTTTAATATAATGAAGGACCTCCAGGTGGCCGTGCGCGGGTCCAAGGAGAATCTGGCCGCCCGCCCGCTGACCATCTTCTCCTGCTGCCCCACCTCCCCGGTCAAGTGGAGCGACGTCACCTCCCAGAACGTCGTCGACTGCGCCCGACATTCAATTCCGGTGGAGTTTATCTCGATGCCGCTTTCCGGTTTCATGGCCCCCGTGACGCTGGTAGGCTCACTTGTTCAGCACACGGCCGAGACGTTGAGCGGGCTGGTGATCAGCCAGTTGACCAACCCCGGCGCTCCCGTGCTGTACGGAGGTTCGCCGGCCGTATTCGACGTCCGGTTTGAGACCACACCCATGGGCGCTATCGGTACCATGATGCTCGACTGCGCATACAATGAAATCGGGAAATACCTTGGTCTGCCGACCCAGGCTTATATCGGATTGAGTGACGCCAAGTTGCTTGACGCCCAGGCGGGACTGGAATCGGGCATGGGAGCCGTGCTGGCCGCCCTTGCCGGCATAAACAGCATATCCGGTCCCGGCATGCTTGACTTTGAAAGCTGCTTCAGCCTCGAGAAGCTGGTGCTCGACAACGAGATCTGCGGGATGGCCTTCCGCATGATCGAGGGCATCGAGCCGAAAGAGGACTTCCCGGCCCTGCCGCGCTTCGAAGAACTGCTGGCCGAACAGCACCTGCTGATCTCGGACCACACCCGCCGGTATCTCAAGGAAGAGATGTACTTCCCCGGACCAGTGATCGATCGGGCGAATCGGTCCCGATGGGAGGCTGAAGGACGCGTGAGTCTCACGGACCGTGCCCGCGCCGAGGTAAAACGTCTTGTAGAAAAACACGAGCCGGTGGGGCTGCCTGAAGACGTCCGGCGAGAACTGACGGAACTCATGCAGGCCGAGGCGCGCCGACACGGCATGGAGCACCTGCCCGAAACGAGTTGA